In Rhipicephalus sanguineus isolate Rsan-2018 chromosome 1, BIME_Rsan_1.4, whole genome shotgun sequence, the DNA window TAAAAGGAATCATCATTCGCGAAAGGAAGAACTATGGTGTAGTGCTAGTGGGCATTTCGCAACAGTATACTTCCAGCAGGCAAACAGCCAATGTTAGGCGCACAGACGCTcgtttcctcgcggcacggttgaggcatgcaccgagcaCCGAAACCAAGCtagcagggcccgtattctcaaaaggcgacaatcgcaaaagtatcgcctttggtgcgcgctgattggctattgagcaaaccggaaaagttagcgCGCcctctggtaattccgccgacgtcaattttgcgtcatggtgctcgacggtgctctcgacatgtTTGCAacaaacgaaggcaccgttaaccgtcggttcgtggtgaagtctagcatttcagtgatgtaggcggtagcttctagtattcaatcctcggtggatatacgcagcattttttacgctgaagcttccatcgagcattaccttggggtgttatcagcactcgttctttgccagcgcgtgttttttcgtggtttgaacgtcccaggaacatgaaccgtgcgttgctcgcgtggcttatcgcgagccggctaCATGTTGAGATCCTGAGGCGATGTCggtgcggcggcacgctacagctgaactctccgagtacgccgtgttaaattctcaacgaaaatacgtttcaggCAAAGTTGcgttctttaaatattatactgtgcattaaataatcgaacaaaaaaacgttgaaagcactttcaacacgtcttatacttcaagtagccacagccaagccggccaagcctggccactgcgtagaagcagcagcacacgctcgaaaacgccgcactcgggttgctctgcgctcgtacggtgcgctcactcctgtgttgtgagacattcgtaataccaacggccagttgcaacaatgacgtcacaggcaagtgtttttttacttattgaatgcatcaaattctacgtcaccaaacgcgatactatcgcctttttcgatcgtttgagaatacgggcccagttgagaaggcgatacgcacgGCGCCCGATTACGCTTGAAggcttctactcttgaaggcgaagctcaagcgtcctcaagttTTTTTCGGAATAGAGAATGCGTTGAACTTATTCTGTTTAGAGACGAGGAAACGGCGCGCTGTAGAACAAGGGCAATATTGATCTTTTCTGCACATCTTGGCCTCAAAGCACGCGAGGAAGGTGCACGCGCCGTATTTGTTCCTAACCAAGAGTGAAGCAACGAGATGACGAGTCGGGCTACTTAATTAAGATTCATGCTAAACCGATCTTGATGCGCGCCAGTACAGAGACGAAAAGTTAGATAAAATACATACAAAATATTCCTGTTGGAGTATCTGTAACCTTTTCACTGTGTAGACGgatatacgagaaaaaaaaacaagaatctACGAAAACTGGGCGGCAAGTCCGAATTCACATGAAACAAAGACTCATTATGGATCTCAGGCGACTACTAAACCCAAGCATACGGACGGGGACACTATAGTGGCGACCATTACCTTGTGGCTGACGCATCACATCCACAGCTGCTCTTGCGCCAGGAAGCTCAGCGTATCGCTGCAACAACAGGATCAGGCACATCAAGCGATATTGGACATGCCAAATTTCCGAATTTTGAGGCTGGTGTTAAAGTGATCGCACAATTACATTTGTCGCATGTATGCGTTCTAATAACCCATCCTCGCGGTGCAGAAGGGATATTTCGACGACTTTCAACGACGTCACGAAACTATCAAATGGGCAGTAGGTCATTACCACTCGCACACGAAAAGTTGTCTCGGCCACAGGCAATCTCTCTTCGCATGCTTCAGATGGGAACATACCCCAGCCTCTCCATTTACAGTCATTAGTCAGATATTTCTGCACTTTGTACAGACTGTAGATATCGCAGTTATTTTAGACATGTTCTGGAGGTGCTCCTCTTTACAGGGAAAGCATCAAGACCTCTGaagatgaatttttttttccatggtcGAGAGCCAGATTTAAAACAACTCAAGGCgttccagaaggcccacgacacGGCGGTGAGGCTAGACCTCCCCGTCTCTGGGAGTGGCCCGCGATCCTCCCCCTGTAAAACGGGGAGCGTATTCCTTCAAGACCTCAATAAAATTAGTTATCTACCTGTCTGAGGTAGTGAATGACAACACTGCTTTTTCGGTGGAGTCCACGTAATTGCGCAGAAATTAAATTTGTTTAATCCGCAGACAAGCGTGCTTAATTTTTGTCTTAAACAAATATAAAGACCACCTCAAAGCACCATATATATTGGGAAAGCAGAGCTTTGTTATACACTACCAGCGAACATTTGCAAGAAAACTTTACAACAGCCAGACGATTACACATATCCACGTACTATAGCCGTGGTAGCCGAAGGATTGTAGCGTCCATTTCCTGCTGCAATCGTCGCTTGAAATTGGTGTCGAATGCCCTAAAATCAGTCTGCACCAGTTTTTGAAGTGCCTCACAACAAATGTCATGTGGCTAGCTCGAGTTTCTTTGAAAATTCGGCGCTCGCCACGTTATACTATCAAGAATATTTTGTGACGCTGATAGCgagcacgccgttcgtgacctgaAACTGCCGGCCGCATAGCATTTGAGTATACGGAATGGCACGCAAGACGACGGTTATCGTTGTGGGACACAAAGATGCCCCAAACGGCGCAACTGTTTTTGGAATATCCGCTTTCTCAGAGACTGGGTTATAGCGTCACAGACCAGGTCCAATCGCTAGTGCAGAAAAAAAGGTAATGAGAAAGATGACAGATAATGATGACATTAAATTTATTCTGTAAAATATAAATAAGGATTTAAAATAATAAAAGTCAAAACTTAGTCAAAACATGCACTCGGCAGGGGTATTGACTACGtcgcgcgatgttgcctcttcGCAGCCGTGGCGACTCTACTCGGTTGGAAGGAGCCCTGACAGGCGTTGCAGCTCAGACGTATTGGTAGGGCCGGAGCCTCTTATTTGTGGTCCTGAAAAGACAAGAGCAGAGGTCGCATGGCTTTACGCACAAAACTCTTGTGTAATGATGTGCAGTCATAacgaaaaaaatcgcagcatatccacggggtgaatgatgatgagtggggcgaagctccggagggaatcatcggtaaaccgtgaaactcttccgtgaaattcacccagtacatcatataaagagtgtgaaacaccgtgtatatattaaacatcaaacttttattgtactattggtttacgtggtcccttcattatcaccgctttgtgatcggtgaaatgcagggaaagtgtccgctcccgagcgaaagagaaagcgcgccaagagcgagcgccttgtctgcctccatccggcgactccgagcgaaagagaaagcgcgccaatggcgagcgccttgtctgcctccatccggcgactccgcgcgaaagagaaagcacgccaagagcgagcgctctttacgatcgcaggcatccaatgacatgcgccattcgcattatacaagcgccatctgtcatctttaaacagcaactctaagaaatacatgaaacgccatctagtgagcaattcattaaactagagctggctacatacatacatactactactactacagaggagggaacgacccacaccttaagcagcttcgcccctaaaaacacggATACTTGCAGCGAAAGAAATGGCGATATAAACTTGGCACCGCTTGCCAACATGACGGCAATAGATGTTTGcttgtactatcggcgtcaaatgaagcGCGAGCAGCGGAGCGCGTGGCcctagcattagcaaaggtttagtgcgcgccgtccagtcactgccaggcgcgcacatccggtttggcaTCACTGTGCATGCGATCCCCTTATTGTGCGATTTTTCGCTTCTGTCTAGTTCTGATATTGCGATAAAGGCGGGCGGCGTGCCATGCCAGGCGTATTTGGCCGTTTCACTTTTTTGTTCGTTTataccttttatttttttctttcaaatgtcaGAACTAGAACAGAAGCAAAAATCTTACACTATAGGGgaatcgcgcagtgctgccacaCCGGATGTGCGCGCCTTTCAATCGTGATGACATGGACGTCACTTATGCTCGTGGCatgcgctccgctgttcgcgtttcatttgacgccgatagtagaCGCGTTTCATAGCTTTTAGTCTTCTGTGAAAGCGCTTCCATTACTAGGCATATAAATAGTGTATCCAACAAATCGTGACCACGCTACCGGTGCGAACCAGACAGCTCTCTAATCCTCTAAGCTCTCTAATAAAGACAGCTCTCTAAGCTctctaattgttggggttttgcgtcccaaaaccgcgatatgattatgagagacgccgtagtggagggctccggaaatttcgaccacctggggttctttaacgtgcacataaatctaagcacacgggtctctctagcacttcgcctccaccaaaatgcggccgccgcggcctcaGATTCTTGACACAATGCATCTAAACACGATGCAAGCACTTTGGTATATTAACTGGGAGGTTACCGCATAATTTTACACGTTCAGACAACATAACACCACGCCACTCGATTCACTGTGTGTAGCATCGTCGTATGCAACAAGAATCATCGCTTTTCTTTTTAATCTATCGAAGCTCTCCTATACTACGCCGCTCCTAATCTCAGCGCCATAATAGGTACGTTCCGGCGGCAGGATTACACAAGTCGATCTTTCCAGCCACGGGCCACGCTCCACGTGCTTCACACGTTAACTAACTTGATATGCAATCTACAAAACACACACAAGAGGAGGTGCCTGTACACAAGAATAGCGCTATTTTAGTTATATCTTGGGGTTTTCAACATGCCGAAGGCATCAGATACCGGAGTCCACATTTCCACCATTTCTTCGTGCAGTGTTTCGGTAAACACTTGTTTGTGAGGATGACTTATTGTCAGAAAGTATTCTCCTCGAGTGTGGCACGTGCCCGCAGATCCACTTCAAAGAGAACGGAATGGAACTCGAGAGTGATCTTGTTAGCGTCTTTCTGACCTGCAGTCCAACTTTTCACTCAAGTCGCCGGTCTTACGTGGGAAGTTTTGCTTCGGCGAATGTAACAGAGAATAAAATGATACTCTCTTTCTGTACAGTGGGCAAATAAAATATCACACAGATCATACAAAAGTTTTAAGTTTATGGAAAATAATAAGCTACCACGGGGTTGCAGAGCGATCACGCAGGCGGGAAACAGTATTCATATATAGCTTTCAGGAACTACAGTCAGTTCCCTACTAAAAGAAATTGCACTAAGAGTACGTACACAATGGTCTGGCATATTGAGTACAAACACTTTACAGACTGCTAAAGATTGCGAGGACCATTGTCAAGACATGCATGATATTTCACATCCCACCGAATAAGTTCGCCAGAAAAGCAGCAGCGTTCGCACGCCGTGCGCAGGTTCGGGATTCTGGTCCCACGCGTGGGTTGTTTCGAGCACTAAATCTCACTGTCCATTTATGACACATATCAATAGAAATGCGAGATCGGCGTCCCCTATTAATTGCTGAGCCCCTTCGTCAGAGTCCACTTTCGTTGCCTAATAGCTGTACATGCTGGGGTTCGTTGTATATACGTATACGTTTATATCACCAGATCCGAGTCTACATTTTTCCACGTCATAGTGGAAGCAAACTGCACTTGTGTGCATGCTGTTTTGCAGAAATGACTAGGTCGACATAATTACTTGGGCGAAGCGAATGGCATGTCAGTGAGTTAATGTTTGTGCCATCAAAGACATCCACGTTTACAGCGCTATATATTGACACTACTTCGGCTATTAATGCAACAGAAGCACACTCCGCAACGAACGGGACAATGCTGTTTAACGCGAGAACCACACTGCTCGGAAGGAACCCTTAGCCTTTCTTACAGTACTTAGCAAGTTTATAGGCACAATACTTCTTTGTCTCGTCTATCCTAAACGACCTGGTAAGACATTTGCGTTTGAATAAAGAATGCGCCACTAATTAGCAATAAAGCTACCCTGTTGCGAAAAACAATAAAGCGAAGTCAGATAGGGCAGCAGAGGTACAAATATTTCGAGTAACTCGACATATTAGCGTAAGGTTAGAAAACATGCTAATTTCTGCAAACCATAAGACAGAATGGAGCAGCGTCGAGGGGAGAGGAGTGGACGATAGAAGAGAGCGGAAAGAAGCGGCCACCTTCTCGAGATGCGGTGTCAAAAAGACCGCAGCGGTGACGAAGTAGTAGAACGCCCTTCTCCATTAGGTTAGATTCTAGATTCTACacatctctccccccccccctttttttttcgccgtacGCGAGGTGGAATAACTGACAACGCAACAAAGTTAGAATACGGACAGAAGAAGAGAAAGATCAGCGCTGTGTCCTCTACTTCTGTCCGTATTCTAACTCTGTTGCGCTGTCAGTTATTacacgatgaacatccaccaataAGGCCAGCTCGCGATTCTGATCCCTTTTCTCTGCTGAGGCGCCGCTAACTGTCTTTCCaaccactgcaaaaaaaaaggggggggggggcgcaaggcaAGGGACATCTCTGCGAAATTATGCTACTGCTGGCTGACCGTCAACGTGTCCACGCACTGACACGTAGAGTCGGAGGTTCAGCAGAAATTCTTGCTCGGCGACTTGATAAATACGCACTTGTAAGTGAACAGGAAACCCACGAATAGAACGCGTTTAAGTCGACTGTTCCTCATGTCAACTTCTGTGGTTGCGCACGTGTCTTCATCAATACATTCCGGCTCATTTACAAGGACACTATGGGTCATTGGAAATGGCGCGTGACTGACAACTATGTAGCACGCACACTAACTCAGAGAGGGTGCTAGAATTTATGGCCTATGCGCCGTCTAGTCAGCAGTCACCACGCTGTCAACGCACTTTTACGTCGAACAAATCTGTTGGGTAAACGATATATTAAGAAAGACAGCGAGAAAGAGTGATACCGGGAGGAGTACTTGTGATTGGCTACCCTGTCCGGGGTAATGGAGTACAGGGATAATGAGAAAGGCGAGAAATGTGATATAGTTGAACAACGCGCATTCATAACCGCTGAACTTACTAGGGCTGGAAGTGTTGATGGCACCTGCGAAGAACGACTTAAAATCGCTGATGCACTCTTTCAACGAGTTTCTGTGTCTTGGTTCAAGGACTCTGTCGAGAAATTGCTGGCTGTCCTCCTTGCTGTACGTTGACACATCACACCCGAGTGATGACCCTACGTCATACGGCTCGGAGAGCGTGAAGAGATTGTCCGGCTCGCACTTCGACTCATCCAGGCGCTGCGAGGCGTTCTGGCGCGAGAGGGCTGCTGTTAGCTGCAAAATCTAAAAAAATCATTGGTAAAAGCGTTACGCATGAGTACACAGGGTTAGTTACTGAACTGCTACATTTCACATAATTATATTGGTAGCCTTTGCTTAACTAATTTTGCCCCTTGGGTACCATTATTGCCAGTCCCTTTCAAGCGCCATGGATCTCCCGTTGGAGTGATTGGGTGGTCCAAAGTAAAATTAGAATAACAATTGCGCGCGATAAGGAATGTGTAGAAAACTGCACTAATCAGTAATAATATGTGcgtttttacatgccaaaaccacgatatgattatgaggcccgccatagtggagggcctctagcatttcgcctccatcggaatgcggccgccgcggcggggatcgagCCTGccacttcgggtcagcagccgagcaccgtaactattgtattctgttttcacatcgtgattttgtgttccgtacccgcagaaaactcttcgttatcgatggtgaggttttgttcggtgccac includes these proteins:
- the LOC119386723 gene encoding uncharacterized protein LOC119386723 codes for the protein MATPPPLLYSRRLPLKRKAKATADTATIELTAALSRQNASQRLDESKCEPDNLFTLSEPYDVGSSLGCDVSTYSKEDSQQFLDRVLEPRHRNSLKECISDFKSFFAGAINTSSPSKTTNKRLRPYQYV